GCGCACCATGGAAACGCTCGGACCGGTCAAAAGCGCGCGCGTCCATCTGGCGATGCCAAAACCGACGCTGTTTGTCCGTGAACAGAAAGCCCCTTCTGCCTCAGTCACCCTGAACCTGCAACCGGGACGTGCGCTGGATGAAGGCCAAATCCAGGCCATCGTGCATATCGTCTCCAGCAGCGTTCCCGGTCTGCCGCCGGGTAACGTCACAGTGGTGGATCAGGCCGGTCGCCTGCTGACCCGTTCTGACAGCGAAGGTCGCGATCTTAACGATGCCCAGCTGAAATTCACTTCCGAAGTGGAAGCGCGTTATCAGCAACGTATTGAAGCCATCCTTAACCCGATTGTTGGTCAGGGCAACGTGCACGCGCAGGTGACGGCGCAGCTCAACTTTGACCGCAGCGAACAAACTGACGAGAAATATCAACCGAACGGTGGTCCGGATAACTCGGCAATCCGCTCACGCCAGACCAGTACCAGCCTGCAAAACGGCAGCCCGTATCCGGGTGGCGTACCGGGTGCGTTGTCCAACCAACCGGCCCCGGCGAATACCGCACCGGTGACCAACCCGCCCGCCAATAATGCTAACGGCCAGAACGCTAATGGACAGAACAACGCGGCGAATGGCAGCAGCACCAGCACCGCCCAGCAGAACAGCGGCCCGAGCAACTCGCGTCGTGACGACACGGTGAACTACGAGCTGGATCGCACCATCCGTCACACCAAAGTGAATGTCGGTGATGTGCAGCGTCTGTCGGTTGCCGTGGTGGTGAACTATCGCGCTGACGATAAAGGCAAACCTGTTGCCCTTAACGACCAGCAGATTAAGCAGATTGAAGACCTGACGCGTGAAGCGATGGGCTATTCGCAGACCCGTGGCGACAGTATCAACGTGGTGAACTCACCGTTCAACGTGACTGAACCTGCTGGTGGCGACCTGCCCTTCTGGCAACAGCAGTCGTTCTTTGATCAGCTGATGACCGCCGGTCGCTGGCTGCTGGTGGCGCTGGTTGCCTTCATCCTCTACCGCAAGCTGGTCCGTCCGCAGTTGCTGCGTAAACGTGAACAGGAACAGGCTGCCATTGAGGCCGCTGCCGCCCGCGCTGCTGCGCAGGAAGAAGAGCAGGCCTACAACGTGCAGCTCAGCAAAGATGAAGTGGATCAGGAGCGTAAATCAACTAACCGCATGAGCGCGGAAGTGTTGAGCCAGCGCATCCGCGATATGTCTGAAAACGATCCACGCGTTGTTGCGCTGGTGATCCGTGAATGGATGAGTAACGAACTATGAGTCTGACCGGTACTGAAAAAAGCGCCATTCTGATGATGACCATTGGCGAGGATCGTGCGTCTGAGGTGTTCAAACACCTCAACCAGCGCGAAGTGCAACATCTGAGTGCGGCGATGGCCAGCATGAAACAGATCTCGCACAAGCAGCTGACCGAGGTATTACGCGAGTTTGAGATGAACGCCGAGCAGTTTGCCGCGCTGAGTCTCAACTCCAATGAATACCTGCGCACGGTGCTGGTCAAGGCGCTGGGCGAAGAACGCGCCTCCAGCCTGCTGGAGGACATTCTCGAAACGCGTGAAACCACCAGCGGCATGGAAACGCTCAACTTTATGGAGCCGCAGGCCGCTGCGGACCTTATCCGCGACGAACACCCGCAGATTATCGCCACCATCCTGGTCCACCTCAAACGTGGCCAGGCGGCAGATATTCTGGCGCTGTTCGACGAGCGTCTGCGTCACGATGTGATGCTGCGTATCGCCACCTTCGGCGGCGTACAGCCAGCGGCGCTGGCAGAGCTGACCGAAGTGCTCAACAGCCTGCTGGATGGTACCAACCTCAAGCGCGCGAAGATGGGCGGCGTGAGAACCGCAGCAGAAATTATCAACCTGATGAAAACCCAGCAGGAAGAAGCGGTTATCGAAGCGGTTCGCGACTTCGATGGCGAGCTGGCGCAGAAGATCATCGACGAGATGTTCCTGTTCGAAAACTTGGTGGAAGTGGACGACCGCAGTATCCAGCGTCTGTTGCAGGAAGTGGAGTCCGAGCAGTTGCTGATCGCCCTGAAAGGTGCCGAGCAGCCGCTGCGCGAGAAGTTCCTCAAAAACATGTCCGCCCGTGCGGCCGACATCCTGCGCGACGACCTCGCCAACCGTGGCCCGGTGCGTATGTCGTCGGTGGAAAACGAACAGAAAGCCATCCTGCTGGTGGTACGCCGTTTGGCAGAAGCAGGCGAAATGGTAATTGGTGGTGGCGAGGAAACCTATGTCTGATGCCTTTTCCGCCCGTCCGTGGCAGCCCTGGCAGCCTGATGATTTAGGGCGTTCGTTCAACGCGGAACCGGAACCGTTGCCGCTGGAAGTCATCAGCGACGAAGAGCTGAGTCCCGAAGATGAGCAGCAGCAACAGCTGGAACGTCTGCAACAGCAGATGCGCAAAGAAGCTCAAACCCAGGGCTACAGTGAGGGTTACCAGAAAGGCCATGCCGAATCACAGCAGCATGGTTATGACGCTGGTTTCCAGCAGGGACTTGCCGAAGCCCAGCAGCAGCAGGCGCCTTTGCAGGCACGCATGCAGCAACTGGTGACGGAATTCCAGCACACGCTGGAATCCCTCGATAGCGTGATCGCTTCGCGTCTGATGCAGCTGGCACTGGAAGCCGCCCGTACGGTGATTGGCCAGGCGACTACGGTCGATGGCAGTGCCCTGCTGCGCCAGATCCAGCAGCTTATCCAGCAGGAACCGATGTTCAGTGGCAAACCGCAACTGCGTGTCCATCCTGATGATTTACAACGTATCGAGCAGACACTCGGTCCGACACTGGATCTGCACGGCTGGCGTCTGCTGGCCGACAGTTCCCTGCACCCCGGCGGCTGTAAGCTCAGTGCCGAGGATGGCGATCTCGATGCCAGCGTGGCAACGCGCTGGCAGGAATTGTGCCGCCTGGCGGCACCGGGAGAGTTCTGATGACCACGCGCCTCAATCGCTGGCTCGGGGCGCTGGACGCCTTCGAAGATCGTATTTCTCAGGTCCAGACCGTGCGCCGTTATGGTCGACTGATTCGTGCCACCGGCCTGGTGCTGGAAGCCACTGGCTTGCAACTGCCACTCGGCGCCACCTGTGTAATTGAACGCCACGACGGCGCGAATATTACCGAAGTGGAAAGCGAAGTGGTCGGTTTTAACGGCCAGAAACTGTTTCTGATGCCGCTGGAAGAAGTGGACGGCATCTTGCCCGGCGCCCGCGTTTATGCCCGCGTCACCGGTGATAACGCCCACAGCGGTAAACAGCTGCTGCTCGGTCCACAACTGCTGGGCCGCGTGCTCGATGGCAGCGGCAAACCTCTGGATGGCCTGCCCTCACCGGAAACCGGCTATCGCGCCCCGCTGATCACCGCCCCTTTCAACCCGTTGCAACGTACCCCAATCGAAGATGTGCTGGATACCGGTGTGCGCGCCATTAACGCCCTGCTCACCGTGGGTCGCGGCCAGCGTATGGGCCTGTTCGCCGGTTCCGGTGTCGGTAAAAGCGTGCTGCTCGGCATGATGGCGCGTTACACCAAAGCCGATGTGATTGTGGTGGGGCTGATTGGTGAACGTGGTCGCGAAGTTAAAGAGTTTATTGAAAACATTCTGGGTGCAGAAGGCCGCGCCCGTTCGGTGGTGATTGCCGCACCGGCGGATGTTTCCCCGCTGCTGCGTATGCAGGGTGCCGCCTATGCCACGCGTATCGCCGAAGATTTCCGCGATCGTGGTCAGCACGTGTTGCTGATTATGGACTCCCTCACCCGCTACGCCATGGCCCAGCGTGAAATCGCGCTGGCTATCGGTGAACCACCGGCCACCAAAGGCTATCCGCCCTCGGTATTCGCGAAACTGCCTGCGCTGGTGGAACGTGCCGGTAACGGTACCCACGGCGGCGGTTCCATCACCGCCTTCTATACCGTTCTGACCGAAGGCGACGATCAGCAGGACCCGATTGCCGATTCGGCGCGTGCCATCCTTGACGGCCATATCGTGTTATCACGCCGTCTGGCAGAAGCCGGACATTATCCGGCGATTGATATTGAAGCCTCGATCAGCCGCGCCATGACGGCGCTGATCGATGAAAACCACTACGCACGCGTGCGCCAGTTTAAGCAACTGCTCTCCAGCTTCCAGCGTAACCGCGATCTGGTGAGTGTCGGGGCTTACGCCGCAGGGAGCGATCCGATGCTGGACCGGGCCATCAAGCTCTATCCACAAATGGAAGCTTTCCTGCAACAGGGGATTTTCGAACGCAGCGACTACGACGATGCCTGCCTGCATTTACAGGCGATGTTCGGTTAACCTGGGTTTAAGGGGAATGCAATGAAAACGGCCAATGCTATTGATACATTGCGCGATCTGGCAGAACAGGACCTGGAAAAAGCGGTTATTCATCTCGGTGATATGCGCCGGGGTCAGCAACAGGCGGACGAGCAGCTGCATATGCTGCTCGATTACCAGGATGAATATCGCAACAAGCTAAATCAGGACATGTCAGGTGGCATCGCCAGTACCCGCTGGACCAACTACCACCAATTTATTCAGACGCTGGAAAAAGCCATTGAACAGCATCGTCAACAGTTGCAGCAGTGGCAAAAGCGTCTCGATCAGGCTCTCAACAACTGGCGCGAAAAGCAAAAGCGGCTCAATGCCTACCAAACGCTAATCACCCGCGCTGCCGAAAACGCTTTACGACAGGAAAACCGTCTCGACCAGAAACGGATGGATGAATACGCCCAACGGGCTGCATTGAGGAAAGGCGAATGATTACGCTGCCAACAGTGGTGACGCAAACCCCGACTGCGGGTGATGCGGACACTTCAGTTTCGACGGACATTCTGCAGGGGGTGGAAAACCTGCCGCAGGACTTCGTCACCGCGCTGGGAAATAAGCTACTCACGCTGGCACAACAACAAGGCACCAGCACGCAATCGGCTGATTCATCAGCAGAAAGCGATGAAAAATCCAGCAAAGGTGTCTCTCTGAGTACGCTGATGGAGGCACTGGACAAACCAGAGACCCTGAACGCACTTTTACAACCGGAAAATATTAAAGCCACGCTGAAATCAGCCGATGATAAGGATAAGAGTGAGGCAAGTTCGTTAAGCGCCAGCGACTTACAGAATGTTCAGGCCCTGTTCGCGATGTTGCCAGCTGCGGTGGAAAACCGAACCACGCAGACGGCCACCACCAGCGCGCTGAGTGATAGCACCAGCGATAAAAACGCCAGCCTGAATAGTACGTTACTCAATTCGCTGGCCAGCGCGGTGAAAGATGAACAGCCCGAGACAACCACGGTCACCACGCCGGTAACGGCGAAGAAAACCAGTGATGTCGCGGATGCGTTAACCGCGCAGACCAGCACCACAGCGGCCACCAGCAGCACGGCCAGTAGCAGTAGCACGAACAACACGGCCCTGACGCTGGATGAAAGTTTCCAGCAGGTGCTGAGCACGTTGGCTAAGACGGATGATAAGCGTGACCTGAGCAGCAGCAGCGACACGACCACCCCGATCACCAGCGCGCCATTAAGCAGTACCAGTACCCTGACCAGCAGCACCGCGTCGACCAGCACTACGCCATCGACCCCGATGCTTAACGCGCAACTCGGCAGTTCAGAGTGGCAGCAGGCGCTGAGTCAGCAGATTGTGATGTTCAGCCGCAATGGGCAGCAAAACGCCGAATTGCGTCTGCACCCGGAGGACCTGGGTGCAATTCAGATCAGCCTGACCCTCGATAAGGATCAGGCACAGTTAAATATGGTTTCCAGCCACAGCCATGTGAGGGCCGCGCTGGAAGCGGCTCTCCCACAGCTGAAAACGGCGCTGGCGGAGAGTGGCATCAACCTGGGACAGAGTAATGTCAGCAGCGACGCCTCCGCACAGGGCCAGAATTATCAGGGCCAGCAGGAAGGTCGCCGTGATGGACAGTACGGTAGCTTTACCCTCTCCCAGGACAGTGAAAACGAGATAACGCCTATTGCCGTCCCGGCAGCCCTCCAGGCGCGCGCGACCGGCAACGGCGCTGTCGATATCTTTGCCTGACAGCGGCTAACGCTGAAGGTAAGCGTAAAACCCGCGTCTTTTCTTCCCATTGTTTGACTTAAGACGCGGGATAATCTGTCCAGGCGAGCCGAAAGGCTTGCCCATAATTCACAGGAAGTAACTGCAAACATGTCTGATAACGCGAAAGCTAAAGGCCGCAAACGTTCAATATTAATTCCGGTGTTACTGATTGTGACGCTGGCCGCTTGCAGCGTGGCAGGCTATGCAGTCTGGCGAATGATGAATAAACACGAGGGTGATAAGCCGGAAGTGGCGAAAGTTGAGCCGCCACCCGCCCCCGTATTTTTTGCAATGGATACTTTTACGGTTAACCTGGTCAATCCTGACAACGATCCTGACCGTGTGCTGTACGTGGGCTTTACGCTGCGTCTGCCCGATGAGGATACCCGTCGTCGGCTGAATGACTACCTGCCGGAAGTGCGCAGCCGCCTGCTGTTGCTGCTGTCCCGCCAGAGCGCAAGTGCGCTGGCATCGGAGCAAGGCAAACAGGCCCTGGTTGATCAAATCAAACAGGTGCTGTCACCGCCGCTGGTAAAGGGTCAACCTCCGCAGGTGGTCAGTGACGTGCTGTTTACCGCCTTCATTTTGAGGTGATTTAATGGGCGATAGCATTCTCTCCCAGGCTGAGATTGACGCGCTGCTCAATGGCGACAGTGACAGCGCGGAAGTAGAGAAGAGTTCCACCGGGGGCGATGGTGATATTCGTCCCTATGATCCCAATACCCAGCGCCGCGTGGTACGCGAGCGTTTGCAGGCACTGGAGATCATCAATGAGCGTTTTGCCCGTCACTTTCGTATGGCGCTGTTTAACCTGTTGCGTCGCAGCCCGGATATCAGCGTTGGGGCGATCAAGATTCAGCCGTACCATGAGTTTGCACGCAACCTGCCGGTGCCGACCAACCTGAACCTGATCCACCTGAAACCGCTGCGCGGTACCGCGCTGGTGGTGTTCTCGCCGAGTCTGGTGTTTATCGCCGTGGATAACCTGTTTGGTGGCGATGGCCGCTTTCCAACCAAAGTGGAAGGCCGCGAATTTACCCATACCGAGCAGCGTGTCATCCGCCGCATGCTGAAGCTGGCGCTGGAAGGCTACAGCGACGCATGGAAAGCGATTTATCCGCTGGATGTGGAATATGTCCGTTCTGAGATGCAGGTGAAGTTCACCAATATCACCACTTCACCGAACGACATCGTGGTGAATACCCCGTTCCAGGTGGAAATTGGCAACCTGGTGGGTGAATTCAACATCTGTATTCCGTTTTCAATGATTGAGCCGCTGCGCGAGCTGCTGGTCAATCCCCCGCTGGAAAACTCCCGCCAGGAAGATAACCACTGGCGTGACAATCTGGTGAAACAGGTGCAGCACTCGGAGCTGGAGCTGATTGCCCACTTCGCGGATGTGTCGCTGCGTCTGTCGCGTATTTTGCAACTGAAACCTGGTGACGTCCTGCCCATTGAGAAGCCGGATCGCATCATCGCACACGTAGATGGCGTACCGGTGCTGACCAGCCAATATGGCACGTTAAATGGCCAGTATGCGCTGCGTGTCGAGCACCTGATTAACCCGATTTTGAATTCGCTGAATGAGGAACAGCCCAATGAGTGACAGCAAGAAACCGTCCGATGACGACATCTCCGCGGACGATCTGTGGGCTGCAGCAATGAATGAGCAGGCGGCAACCAGTGCGCCGGAGCAAAGCGATGGCGTGTTCAAATCGCTCGAAAGCGGTGCGGCCAGCGGTTCATTGCAGGACATCGATCTGATCATGGATATCCCGGTCAAACTGACTGTGGAACTGGGTCGCACCAAGATGACCATCAAAGAACTGCTGCGTCTGACCCAGGGGTCGGTGGTGGCGCTGGATGGTCTGGCCGGTGAACCGCTGGATATTCTGATCAACGGCTATCTGATTGCCCAGGGTGAAGTGGTGGTGGTCAACGACAAATACGGCGTGCGTATTACTGACATCATCACCCCATCCGAACGTATGCGTCGTCTGAGCCGCTAATAATGTTAAAAGATGCGCAAACCGGTCAGCCGGTAATCCATAGCGAACCGGTGGTTTCGACCAGTTCGGTGGTAGGCCAGGTCAGCAGCGTACTGGCGGTGATTATCCTGCTGATCCTCGTCTGCGGTTGGCTGGCACGCCGCCTCGGTTTTGCGCCGAAAACGGTCAACGGCCAGGCGCTGAAAGTCAGCGCCAGCGTCCTGGTGGGCAAGCAGGAACGCGTGGTGATTGTCGATACTGCGGATGCCCGTCTGGTACTCGGCGTGACCGCGCAGCAAATTACCCATCTGCACAGCCTGCCGCCGGTTGCGCCGGAAGAGCTTGCGGCTTCCCCGGCGCCCGCGCAGGATTTTCGTCAGCTGCTACAGACTTTAGTTAAACGCCCCGGAAAACCCCAATGATGCGTCGATTGCTTCCCCTTCTGCCGCTGCTGTTGCTGGCACCGGTTGCCCATGCGCAACTGCCAGGTCTGGTAAGCCATCCGCTGGCAAACGGCGGCCAGAGTTGGTCGCTGCCGGTGCAGACGCTGGTATTTATCACCTCCCTGTCGTTTCTTCCGGCAGTGCTGCTGATGATGACCAGCTTCACCCGCATCATTATTGTGTTTGGTTTGTTGCGCAACGCACTGGGGACGCCGTCAGCCCCGCCGAACCAGGTGCTGGTCGGACTGGCGTTGTTTCTGACCTTCTTCATCATGGCACCGACCTTCGACAAAATTTATACCGATGCTTATCTGCCGTTCAGTCAGGACAAGATCAGCATGGATGTCGCCATTGATAAAGGTGCCCAGCCGCTGCGTGACTTTATGCTGCGTCAAACCCGCGAAGCCGACCTCGCCTTGTTTGCGCGTCTGGCTAACACGCCACCGATTCAGGGGCCGGAAGCCGTGCCGATGCGCATCCTGCTGCCCGCCTATGTCACCAGCGAGCTAAAAACGGCCTTTCAGATTGGTTTCTCCGTCTTTATCCCCTTCCTGATCATCGACCTGGTGGTCGCCAGCGTGCTGATGGCGCTGGGGATGATGATGGTGCCACCGGCCTCGATTTCGCTGCCGTTCAAACTGATGCTGTTCGTGCTGGTGGATGGCTGGCAGTTGCTGGTGGGTTCACTGGCACAAAGTTTCTATTCCTGAGTGGCGTCGTTCGCCACTTTTCTCAACACAGGAGCGCAACATGACACCCGAATCGGTAATGGTAATGGGACAGGAAGCGATGCGTATCGCACTGATGATGGCCGCCCCGATGTTGCTGGTGGCGCTGGTCAGTGGTTTGTTCATCAGCGTATTGCAGGCCGCCACGCAGATTAACGAACAAACGCTGTCGTTTATCCCTAAAATTCTCGCCGTTGCCGCCACCGCCGTGATTGCTGGCCCGTGGATGCTGAATCTGATCCTGGATTACATGCGCAACCTGTTCAGCAACCTGCCCTATATCATCGGTTAATGATTACCCTCGACAGCAGCCAACTGGTCCACTGGGTCAGTCAGTTTTTCTGGCCGATGGTGCGTTTGCTGGCACTGTTTGCCAGCGCACCGGTTTTGAGTGAGAAAAGCATTCCTAACCGCGTCAAAATTGGCCTGGCGGTGCTCACCACCTGGATTTTGATGCCGCTGCTGCCATCGGTTAACGTCACGCTGTTTAGCGCTGCCGGTTTCTGGCTGCTGCTGCAGCAAATATTGATTGGTGTCGGCCTCGGTCTGACCATGCAGTTCGCCTTTGGTGCGGTGCGCATGGCAGGTGAGGTGATTGGTTTGCAGATGGGGCTGTCGTTCGCGACTTTCTTTGACCCGGCCAGTCGTCTCAATATGCCGATACTGGCGCGTATCCTTGATATGCTGGCGATGCTGTTGTTTCTGACTTTTGACGGCCATCTGTGGCTGATCTCGATGCTGGTCGATAGTTTTCACACCATGCCGATCAGCGATCACCCCCTTAACGCCAATGCCTTTATGGCGCTGGTGAAAGCAGCGGGATTAATTTTCCTTAACGGCATGATGTTAGCGCTGCCTTTGATCGTTCTGCTCCTCACGATCAACATGGCCCTGGGTTTGTTAAACCGTGTTACACCACAGTTATCAATTTTCGTGGTGGGCTTCCCGATAACCTTATCTGTGGGTATCCTCAGCCTGGGTCTGATGATGCCTCTGCTCGCCCCCTTCTGTGAACATCTCTTCAGCGAAGTCTTTGATTTGCTCGCTCAGTTCATGTCAGAACTCTCCCGGCAAGGATGATTAACGATTCTGTAGCCGTCCTTAAGTGATAGTTAAGGATTCAAAATCTATTTGTGCATTTTTCGAACCATATTTCCCAGAAATCAACTGAGGAAATTCTGATAAATGCGCATTTATGGTGAAAATTATTCTTATTAAACGACGCTTCAAGTATTTTAGTCAGACGAATCCTACGATGCCTAAGCGTGTGGATTCGTTGAGAAAATGCCCAAAAGATTGTTTTTGAACAAAAAAAATTTAACAGCGATTTTTCTTGTAAGAATTCTTTTTTTACGGCATTGTCAACACTCGCTGAAGCGTCACACTTTCGCAATTCAAATGTTTTTAAGATTTGTCCTATCAGATTTGTCTGTGACATGCGCGATAGTGACATGGCTCGCAAAAACAGTGCGATTTAAGTACTTAAGGCAACTTCCCGGCGATTCCCACTATCGCGGGGACAAGAGTGACGTTGAAGTAACACAACAAACTTCGCAGGACGGGTCAGGGAAGAGTCATTATGGCGTACGAGTCGCCAGACTGCTGAGCAGAATAAAAAAGTGTCTTTGGAAATCTCTCTCGTACCGCAAACGCGTAATTCATCGTTGATTTAAACGGATAACAAATTTGGTGAGGGTCGCTAACATGCCAACGATTATTATGGATTCATGCAACTACACACGCCTGGGATTATCGGACTATATGTCCGCAAAAGGAGTTAAAAAGAAAAATATTACTTCCGTGTCGGATATCGAGCAATTACAGCAACGCTGTGAACAGCTAAAACCCGGAGTGGTATTTATTAACGAAGAGTGTTTCATTCATGAATCCGATTCCAGTGATCGTATTCGCGGCATTATCATGCAGCACCCTGACACCTTATTTTTCATCTTCATGGCGATTTCAAACATCCATTTTGAGGAATATCTCTACGTTCGTAAGAACCTGATTATTACGTCAAAATCGATTAAAACATCGACCCTGGATTCCTTACTTGGCACTTACCTGCAAAAGAAACTCAATGCAGCGCCGCGAATTTCAGCTGGACTTGATATTCACCCTCTGACATTAAGCCAGACGGAATCGAACATGCTGAAAATGTGGATGTCAGGCCACGATACCATTCAGATTTCAGATAAGATGCAAATTAAGGCGAAAACAGTTTCGTCACATAAAGGTAATATTAAACGCAAAATTAAGACCCACAATAAACAGGTTATTTACCATGTTGTGCGTCTGACGGATAATGTTACTTCTGGCATCTATGTCAACGTGCGATAATTTCACACGGTAAAAATAAGGGCTAATCAGCGGATTAGCCCTTTTTGCGTTTTATCCGTTTTGCGATGCAGATCCCACTCTGCCATCTAATCCTTTCCCCTGCCTTGCCGATGTTAGCTTCAGCACACCTACCTAACTGAGAGCAAGGATATGAAAACAGCATCGATTGATGAGCAACATAAGCTCAGCATCTGGCAGAACCTGCGCCTGATGCCTCTTTTCAGCATGATCTTTGGTGGCATTCTGCTGCTTTTTGCCCTGTGCATTGGACTCGCCAGCTACTTTCTAATTCAAAGTAATACGTCGCTGAATGACGCCACGGATGAAATTCAAATCCGCATGGGGATTTCCAACAGTTCCAACCACTTGCGCACCGCCCGTCTGAATGTGATCCAGTCCGGCGCGGCAGCACGTATTGGTGAGATGGATGGCTACCGTGCCGATCTGGCGCGCACCGAGCAGCGCATTGAACAGGCTCGTGCTGGCTTCAAACTGTATATGGACCGGAAAACCAAAACCGCAGAAGACCTGGCGCTGGATGCACCGCTTACCGAACGCTTCAATGCCTATATCGATAAAGGACTGAAGCCGATGATCGACTCGGCGAAGCAAGGTAGCTTTGAGGGGATTATCGCGCAGGAAACCGACGTAACGCGCAAACTCGATGATGCGTATAACCAGGTTCTACTGAAGGCGATTAAGATTCGCACCGACCGCGCGGATGCGATCAACGCGGAGGCGGCGCACCAGTCACGTATCGGCTTTATCGCGATGGCTGCGGCCTTTGCCGCTGCGCTGGTGCTGGTGTTACTGACCTTCCTGTTCCTGCGCCGCGTGGTGATTAACCCCCTGCGTCAATCGGTGGCGCGTATCGAGCGCATCGCCGAGGGCGACCTGACCGCACCAGAACAGCACTGGGGCCGCAGCGAGATTGGTAGCCTGCTGCATAATCTGCAACTGATGCAGGCCTCGCTGGTGCGTACGGTAGGCACCGTGCGTGAAGGCGCGGTGGCGATTTATCAGGGGTCCAGTGAAATCTCCGCCGGTAATACCGACCTCTCCTCACGTACTGAAGAACAGGCTTCTGCGCTGGAGCAAACGGCGGCCAGCATGGAACAACTGACGGCCACGGTGAAGCAGAACGCAGAAAACGCCCATCATGCCAGCCAGCTGGCGGCGGATGCTTCCGGCAAAGCGCGCAGCGGTGGTGAGCTGGTGAACGGCGTGGTGAAAACCATGAACAATATTTCCGGTAGCTCGAAGAAAATTGCTGAGATTACCAATGTGATCAACAGCATCGCCTTCCAGACCAACATTCTGGCACTGAACGCGGCGGTTGAAGCTGCGCGAGCCGGTGAACAGGGGCGCGGTTTTGCCGTGGTCGCCAGTGAAGTGCGCAGCCTGGCACAGCGCAGCGCCCAGGCGGCGAAAGAGATTGAGTCGCTGATTGGCGAGTCGGTTGACCTAATCAGCAATGGCTCCAGTCAGGTGGGCGCGGCGGGTGCCACCATGAGCGAGATTGTTGAGGCGGTACGTCGGGTGACCGATATCATGGCGGAAATTGCCGCCGCTTCAGATGAGCAGAGCCGTGGCATCCAGCAGGTTAGCCTGGCGGTCACTGAGATGGACAATGTGACGCAACAGAACGCCTCGCTGGTGGAAGAAGCCTCTTCGGCGGCGGCATCGCTGGAAGATCAGGCGGGCAAACTGACGCAGGCCGTAGCGGCATTCCGTTTAAATGACAGTCCGGGATTGCTGGTGCCTACATCACCTGTGCAACCCATGGCAAAAACGTTTAACCCACGTCCGGCACTGGCGGCAACCAGTAACGATAACTGGGAAACGTTTTAATGAGTTGCAGGCCGCAGCGCTACCGATAAACCCCGCGCAATAAATTGCGCCGCTACAACCCAGTGCGATATTGGGTAGCGGCGCGATTTATCGCGCAATCCACGGCTACGGGTGAAACCCTGTTATTCCTCTGCGAAGGGTTCGACAAATATCCCTTCCGCATGATCGCTTTCATTAAAGAACCAAATACCCAGCGGATAATCCTCCAGCGCCACCAGATACATCACCCCTTCATTAAAGGGTTCCACCGCCAGGATTGTCCCGCTACGGCGTGGACCGCCGTCTGTCTTT
This genomic stretch from Pantoea cypripedii harbors:
- the fliM gene encoding flagellar motor switch protein FliM, with translation MGDSILSQAEIDALLNGDSDSAEVEKSSTGGDGDIRPYDPNTQRRVVRERLQALEIINERFARHFRMALFNLLRRSPDISVGAIKIQPYHEFARNLPVPTNLNLIHLKPLRGTALVVFSPSLVFIAVDNLFGGDGRFPTKVEGREFTHTEQRVIRRMLKLALEGYSDAWKAIYPLDVEYVRSEMQVKFTNITTSPNDIVVNTPFQVEIGNLVGEFNICIPFSMIEPLRELLVNPPLENSRQEDNHWRDNLVKQVQHSELELIAHFADVSLRLSRILQLKPGDVLPIEKPDRIIAHVDGVPVLTSQYGTLNGQYALRVEHLINPILNSLNEEQPNE
- a CDS encoding flagellar hook-length control protein FliK, which produces MITLPTVVTQTPTAGDADTSVSTDILQGVENLPQDFVTALGNKLLTLAQQQGTSTQSADSSAESDEKSSKGVSLSTLMEALDKPETLNALLQPENIKATLKSADDKDKSEASSLSASDLQNVQALFAMLPAAVENRTTQTATTSALSDSTSDKNASLNSTLLNSLASAVKDEQPETTTVTTPVTAKKTSDVADALTAQTSTTAATSSTASSSSTNNTALTLDESFQQVLSTLAKTDDKRDLSSSSDTTTPITSAPLSSTSTLTSSTASTSTTPSTPMLNAQLGSSEWQQALSQQIVMFSRNGQQNAELRLHPEDLGAIQISLTLDKDQAQLNMVSSHSHVRAALEAALPQLKTALAESGINLGQSNVSSDASAQGQNYQGQQEGRRDGQYGSFTLSQDSENEITPIAVPAALQARATGNGAVDIFA
- the fliL gene encoding flagellar basal body-associated protein FliL, which translates into the protein MSDNAKAKGRKRSILIPVLLIVTLAACSVAGYAVWRMMNKHEGDKPEVAKVEPPPAPVFFAMDTFTVNLVNPDNDPDRVLYVGFTLRLPDEDTRRRLNDYLPEVRSRLLLLLSRQSASALASEQGKQALVDQIKQVLSPPLVKGQPPQVVSDVLFTAFILR
- the fliN gene encoding flagellar motor switch protein FliN; protein product: MSDSKKPSDDDISADDLWAAAMNEQAATSAPEQSDGVFKSLESGAASGSLQDIDLIMDIPVKLTVELGRTKMTIKELLRLTQGSVVALDGLAGEPLDILINGYLIAQGEVVVVNDKYGVRITDIITPSERMRRLSR
- the fliP gene encoding flagellar type III secretion system pore protein FliP (The bacterial flagellar biogenesis protein FliP forms a type III secretion system (T3SS)-type pore required for flagellar assembly.); this encodes MRRLLPLLPLLLLAPVAHAQLPGLVSHPLANGGQSWSLPVQTLVFITSLSFLPAVLLMMTSFTRIIIVFGLLRNALGTPSAPPNQVLVGLALFLTFFIMAPTFDKIYTDAYLPFSQDKISMDVAIDKGAQPLRDFMLRQTREADLALFARLANTPPIQGPEAVPMRILLPAYVTSELKTAFQIGFSVFIPFLIIDLVVASVLMALGMMMVPPASISLPFKLMLFVLVDGWQLLVGSLAQSFYS
- the fliO gene encoding flagellar biosynthetic protein FliO — its product is MLKDAQTGQPVIHSEPVVSTSSVVGQVSSVLAVIILLILVCGWLARRLGFAPKTVNGQALKVSASVLVGKQERVVIVDTADARLVLGVTAQQITHLHSLPPVAPEELAASPAPAQDFRQLLQTLVKRPGKPQ
- the fliQ gene encoding flagellar biosynthesis protein FliQ, which gives rise to MTPESVMVMGQEAMRIALMMAAPMLLVALVSGLFISVLQAATQINEQTLSFIPKILAVAATAVIAGPWMLNLILDYMRNLFSNLPYIIG